In a genomic window of Gossypium arboreum isolate Shixiya-1 chromosome 7, ASM2569848v2, whole genome shotgun sequence:
- the LOC108487093 gene encoding RING-H2 finger protein ATL39-like, which translates to MAMPPAAAEIDVERPLNLVGILSVVASFPITVFIIYIIRTCYEKARRQLRHPTQDIEAGRQSMRQPAGTVVIDKKNNIISTQETTAKEGESGSKDCAICLEELKEGDRCRMLSKCRHVYHLSCIDRWLLKHSHCPLCRASIYVS; encoded by the coding sequence ATGGCAATGCCACCAGCAGCGGCTGAGATTGACGTTGAAAGACCACTTAATCTTGTCGGAATTCTAAGTGTTGTCGCTTCTTTCCCCATAACAGTATTTATAATTTACATCATAAGGACTTGTTATGAAAAAGCCAGAAGGCAGCTCCGACATCCGACTCAAGACATTGAGGCCGGCCGTCAATCCATGCGGCAACCGGCAGGGACCGTTGTAATAGACAAGAAGAATAATATCATTAGCACGCAAGAAACTACAGCCAAAGAAGGAGAGAGTGGAAGCAAGGATTGTGCAATATGCCTGGAAGAACTGAAAGAAGGGGATCGTTGCAGGATGTTAAGCAAATGCCGACATGTTTACCATCTTTCTTGCATCGATCGATGGTTGCTTAAGCACTCCCATTGCCCGCTTTGTCGTGCTTCTATCTACGTTTCCTGA